A genomic stretch from Stenotrophomonas bentonitica includes:
- the rplL gene encoding 50S ribosomal protein L7/L12 translates to MSLTTDQIVEAIAAKSLMEIMELVKAIEEKFGVSAAAPVAAAAAGPAAVVEEQTEFSVSLKSAGDKKVDVIKAVRAITGLGLKEAKDLTEAGGVLKESATKEEAEKMKKDLEAVGATVEVK, encoded by the coding sequence ATGTCCCTTACCACCGACCAGATCGTTGAAGCCATTGCCGCCAAGTCCCTGATGGAAATCATGGAACTGGTGAAGGCCATCGAAGAAAAGTTCGGCGTCTCCGCCGCTGCCCCGGTTGCCGCTGCCGCTGCCGGCCCGGCTGCCGTTGTTGAAGAACAGACCGAATTCTCCGTGTCGCTGAAGAGCGCCGGCGACAAGAAGGTCGACGTCATCAAGGCCGTCCGCGCCATCACCGGCCTGGGCCTGAAGGAAGCCAAGGACCTCACCGAAGCCGGTGGCGTCCTGAAGGAATCGGCCACGAAGGAAGAAGCCGAGAAGATGAAGAAGGACCTGGAAGCTGTCGGCGCGACTGTCGAAGTCAAGTAA
- the rplJ gene encoding 50S ribosomal protein L10: MALNLSQKQEVVAEVAEVAAKAHSLIAAHYAGTTVAQITKMREQARKEGVFLKVVKNTLAERAVKGTEFETAAAKFTGPMLFAFSLDEPGAAGRVIKEATKTNDKLQPQLVVIGGEVFPASHVDVLASLPTRDQALAMLARVLSEPVTMFARAVKAVGEKQEGGAVAAEPAAETA, encoded by the coding sequence ATGGCTCTCAATCTGTCCCAGAAGCAAGAAGTAGTCGCCGAGGTCGCGGAAGTCGCTGCCAAGGCTCACTCCTTGATTGCAGCACACTACGCCGGCACCACGGTCGCGCAGATCACCAAGATGCGCGAACAGGCCCGTAAGGAAGGCGTGTTCTTGAAAGTTGTCAAGAACACCCTGGCCGAACGTGCGGTGAAGGGTACTGAATTCGAAACCGCAGCGGCCAAGTTCACCGGCCCGATGCTGTTCGCGTTCTCGCTCGACGAGCCCGGCGCTGCCGGTCGCGTCATCAAGGAAGCTACCAAGACCAACGACAAGCTGCAGCCGCAGCTGGTTGTGATCGGTGGCGAAGTGTTCCCGGCAAGCCACGTTGACGTGCTGGCCTCGCTGCCGACCCGTGATCAGGCCCTGGCCATGCTGGCCCGCGTCCTGTCCGAGCCGGTCACGATGTTCGCCCGTGCCGTCAAGGCCGTTGGCGAGAAGCAGGAAGGTGGCGCTGTCGCCGCCGAGCCGGCTGCCGAAACCGCCTGA
- the rpoB gene encoding DNA-directed RNA polymerase subunit beta, which yields MTSYSFTEKKRIRKDFGKQRSILEVPFLLAIQVDSYREFLQENIDPAKRRDLGLHAALKSVFPIASYSGNAALEYVGYKLGDPVFDERECRQRGMSYGAPLRVTVRLVIYDRESSTKAIKYVKEQEVYLGEIPLMTDNGTFIVNGTERVIVSQLHRSPGVFFDHDRGKTHSSGKLLYSARIIPYRGSWLDFEFDPKDALFTRIDRRRKLPVSILLRALGYSNEEMLAEFFEINTFHINPDEGVQLELVSERLRGETLNFDLADGDKVIVEAGKRITARHVKQLEASGIAALAVPDDYIVGRILSHDVVDAATGELLAQANDEITDEQLQAFRKAGVDAVGTLWVNDLDRGPYLSNTLRIDPTKTQLEALVEIYRMMRPGEPPTKDAAQNLFHNLFFTFERYDLSTVGRMKFNRRVGRKEVTGEAVLYDRKYFGERNDEESKRLVAEHGDSSDILDVIKVLTEIRNGRGVVDDIDHLGNRRVRSVGEMAENVFRVGLVRVERAVKERLSMAESEGLTPQELINAKPVAAAIKEFFGSSQLSQFMDQNNPLSEVTHKRRVSALGPGGLTRERAGFEVRDVHPTHYGRVCTIETPEGPNIGLINSLAVYARTNQYGFLETPYRKVHDGVVSDEIEFLSAIEENEYVIAQANALTDAKNTLTEQFVPCRFQGESLLKPPAEVHFMDVSPMQTVSIAAALVPFLEHDDANRALMGANMQRQAVPTLRAQKPLVGTGIERAVARDSGVTVNARRGGEIVQIDAGRIVVKVNEVEITDASDAGVDIYNLIKYTRSNQNTCINQRPLVEVGDVIARGDVLADGPSTDIGELALGQNMLIAFMPWNGYNFEDSILLSERVVEEDRYTTIHIEELTCVARDTKLGPEEISADIPNVSEQALNRLDESGVVYIGAEVRAGDIMVGKVTPKGESQLTPEEKLLRAIFGEKASDVKDSSLRVPPGMDGTVIDVQVFTRDGIEKDKRARQIEENEIKRVKKDFDDQFRILEGAIYARLRSQIVGKVANGGANLKKGDTISDAYLDGLKKADWFALRMKDEDASEAIERAQKQIQAHEKEFERRFADKRGKITAGDDLAPGVLKMVKVFLAVKRRIQPGDKMAGRHGNKGVVSNVVPVEDMPYMASGETVDIVLNPLGVPSRMNIGQILEVHLGWAAKGLGRKIQGMLEAQAAINDLRKFLDDVYNHDKTQHANHVDLTQFSDEELLRLAGNLTDGVPMATPVFDGATEAEIKRMLDLAGLPSSGQTQLYDGRTGEAFDRHTTVGYMHYLKLNHLVDDKMHARSTGPYSLVTQQPLGGKAQFGGQRFGEMEVWALEAYGAAYTLQEMLTVKSDDVQGRNQMYKNIVDGEHEMVAGMPESFNVLVKEIRSLAINMELEDN from the coding sequence ATGACGTCATACTCGTTCACCGAAAAAAAGCGTATCCGCAAGGACTTCGGCAAGCAGCGCTCGATCCTCGAAGTGCCGTTCCTGCTGGCCATCCAGGTGGATTCCTATCGCGAGTTCCTGCAGGAGAACATCGATCCGGCCAAGCGCCGTGACCTGGGCCTGCATGCCGCACTGAAGTCGGTGTTCCCGATCGCCAGCTACAGCGGCAACGCTGCGCTGGAATACGTGGGTTACAAGCTGGGCGACCCGGTCTTCGACGAACGCGAGTGCCGCCAGCGTGGCATGAGCTACGGCGCGCCGCTGCGCGTGACCGTGCGCCTGGTCATCTACGACCGTGAGTCGTCGACCAAGGCCATCAAGTACGTGAAGGAGCAGGAGGTCTACCTCGGCGAGATCCCGCTGATGACCGACAACGGCACCTTCATCGTCAACGGTACCGAGCGCGTCATCGTGTCGCAGCTGCACCGTTCGCCGGGCGTGTTCTTCGACCACGACCGTGGCAAGACCCACAGCTCGGGCAAGCTGCTGTACAGCGCCCGCATCATCCCGTACCGCGGCTCCTGGCTGGACTTCGAGTTCGACCCGAAGGACGCGCTGTTCACCCGTATCGACCGTCGCCGCAAGCTGCCGGTGTCGATCCTGCTGCGTGCGCTGGGCTACAGCAACGAAGAGATGCTGGCCGAGTTCTTCGAGATCAACACCTTCCACATCAATCCCGATGAAGGCGTGCAGCTCGAACTGGTCTCCGAGCGCCTGCGCGGCGAGACCCTGAACTTCGACCTGGCCGACGGCGACAAGGTCATCGTCGAAGCCGGCAAGCGCATCACCGCGCGCCACGTGAAGCAGCTGGAAGCCTCGGGCATTGCCGCCCTGGCCGTGCCGGACGACTACATCGTCGGCCGCATCCTGTCGCACGACGTGGTCGACGCCGCCACCGGCGAACTGCTGGCCCAGGCCAACGACGAAATCACCGACGAGCAGCTGCAGGCCTTCCGCAAGGCCGGCGTGGATGCCGTGGGCACCCTGTGGGTGAACGACCTCGATCGTGGTCCGTACCTGTCCAACACCCTGCGCATCGACCCGACCAAGACCCAGCTCGAAGCGCTGGTCGAAATCTACCGCATGATGCGTCCGGGCGAGCCGCCGACCAAGGACGCTGCGCAGAACCTGTTCCACAACCTGTTCTTCACCTTCGAGCGCTACGACCTGTCCACGGTCGGCCGCATGAAGTTCAACCGTCGTGTCGGCCGCAAGGAAGTCACCGGCGAAGCTGTGCTGTACGACCGCAAGTACTTCGGTGAGCGCAACGACGAAGAGTCCAAGCGCCTGGTCGCCGAGCACGGCGACAGCTCCGACATCCTGGACGTGATCAAGGTCCTGACCGAGATCCGCAACGGTCGCGGCGTGGTCGACGACATCGACCACCTGGGCAACCGTCGCGTGCGTTCGGTCGGCGAAATGGCCGAGAACGTGTTCCGCGTGGGCCTGGTCCGCGTCGAGCGCGCGGTCAAGGAGCGCCTGTCGATGGCCGAGTCCGAAGGCCTGACCCCGCAGGAGCTGATCAACGCCAAGCCGGTCGCCGCTGCCATCAAGGAGTTCTTCGGCTCCTCGCAGCTGTCGCAGTTCATGGACCAGAACAACCCGCTGTCGGAAGTCACGCACAAGCGTCGCGTCTCGGCCCTGGGCCCGGGCGGCCTGACCCGTGAGCGCGCCGGCTTCGAAGTGCGCGACGTGCACCCGACCCATTACGGCCGCGTCTGCACCATCGAAACCCCGGAAGGCCCGAACATCGGCCTGATCAACTCGCTGGCCGTGTACGCCCGCACCAACCAGTACGGCTTCCTGGAAACCCCGTACCGCAAGGTGCACGACGGCGTGGTCTCCGACGAGATCGAGTTCCTGTCGGCCATCGAAGAAAACGAATACGTCATCGCCCAGGCCAACGCCCTGACCGACGCCAAGAACACGCTCACCGAGCAGTTCGTGCCGTGCCGGTTCCAGGGTGAGTCGCTGCTGAAGCCGCCGGCAGAAGTCCACTTCATGGACGTCTCGCCGATGCAGACCGTGTCGATCGCAGCCGCGCTGGTTCCGTTCCTGGAGCACGATGACGCCAACCGTGCACTGATGGGCGCCAACATGCAGCGCCAGGCCGTGCCGACCCTGCGTGCGCAGAAGCCGCTGGTGGGTACCGGTATTGAACGCGCCGTGGCCCGTGACTCGGGTGTGACCGTGAACGCCCGTCGTGGCGGCGAGATCGTGCAGATCGACGCCGGCCGCATCGTGGTCAAGGTCAACGAAGTGGAAATCACCGACGCCAGCGACGCCGGCGTGGATATCTACAACCTGATCAAGTACACCCGTTCCAACCAGAACACCTGCATCAACCAGCGTCCGCTGGTCGAAGTGGGCGACGTGATCGCGCGTGGCGACGTGCTGGCCGACGGTCCCTCGACCGACATCGGCGAACTGGCCCTGGGCCAGAACATGCTGATCGCCTTCATGCCGTGGAACGGCTACAACTTCGAAGACTCCATCCTGCTCTCCGAGCGCGTGGTGGAAGAGGATCGTTACACCACGATCCACATCGAAGAACTGACCTGCGTTGCGCGCGACACCAAGCTGGGGCCGGAAGAAATCTCCGCCGACATCCCGAACGTGTCCGAGCAGGCGCTGAACCGCCTGGACGAGTCGGGCGTGGTGTACATCGGTGCCGAAGTGCGCGCCGGCGACATCATGGTCGGCAAGGTCACCCCGAAGGGCGAAAGCCAGCTGACCCCGGAAGAGAAGCTGCTGCGGGCGATCTTCGGCGAGAAGGCGTCCGACGTTAAGGACAGCTCGCTGCGCGTGCCGCCGGGCATGGACGGCACCGTCATCGACGTGCAGGTCTTCACCCGCGACGGCATCGAGAAGGACAAGCGTGCGCGCCAGATCGAGGAAAACGAGATCAAGCGCGTCAAGAAGGACTTCGATGACCAGTTCCGCATCCTGGAAGGTGCGATCTACGCCCGTCTGCGTTCGCAGATCGTGGGCAAGGTCGCCAATGGCGGTGCCAACCTGAAGAAGGGCGACACCATCTCCGACGCCTACCTGGACGGCCTGAAGAAGGCTGACTGGTTCGCGCTGCGCATGAAGGACGAAGACGCTTCGGAAGCCATCGAGCGCGCCCAGAAGCAGATCCAGGCGCACGAGAAGGAATTCGAGCGTCGCTTCGCCGACAAGCGCGGCAAGATCACCGCCGGTGACGACCTCGCCCCGGGCGTGCTGAAGATGGTCAAGGTGTTCCTGGCCGTGAAGCGCCGCATCCAGCCGGGCGACAAGATGGCAGGCCGCCACGGCAACAAGGGTGTGGTCTCCAACGTGGTGCCGGTCGAAGACATGCCGTACATGGCCTCGGGCGAGACCGTGGACATCGTGCTGAACCCGCTGGGCGTGCCGTCGCGTATGAACATCGGCCAGATCCTGGAAGTGCACCTGGGCTGGGCCGCGAAGGGCCTGGGTCGCAAGATCCAGGGCATGCTCGAGGCCCAGGCCGCGATCAACGACCTGCGCAAGTTCCTGGACGACGTGTACAACCACGACAAGACCCAGCACGCCAACCACGTCGACCTGACCCAGTTCAGCGACGAGGAGCTGCTGCGCCTGGCCGGCAACCTGACCGACGGCGTGCCGATGGCCACCCCGGTGTTCGACGGTGCCACCGAAGCGGAAATCAAGCGCATGCTGGACCTGGCCGGTCTGCCGAGCAGTGGCCAGACCCAGCTGTACGACGGCCGCACCGGTGAAGCGTTCGACCGCCACACCACCGTGGGTTACATGCACTACCTGAAGCTGAACCACCTGGTCGACGACAAGATGCACGCGCGTTCGACCGGTCCGTACTCGCTCGTTACCCAGCAGCCGCTGGGCGGCAAGGCGCAGTTCGGTGGCCAGCGCTTCGGTGAAATGGAAGTCTGGGCGCTGGAAGCCTACGGCGCGGCCTACACCCTGCAGGAAATGCTGACGGTGAAGTCCGATGACGTGCAGGGCCGCAACC
- the rplA gene encoding 50S ribosomal protein L1, which produces MAQTKREKAIKAAVVPGKAYAFEDAIKILKTATKAKFVESFDVAVRLGVDAKKSDQQVRGSTVLPAGTGKSVRVAVFAPAGAKADEALAAGAEAVGMDDLAEKMQAGDLNYDVVIATPDAMRVVGKLGTVLGPRGLMPNPKVGTVSANPGEAVKNAKSGQVRYRTDKAGIIHCTIGKADFAEDALKSNLQALLQDLIKAKPATSKGTYLQKVSVSSTMGPGVTVDQSSLSLK; this is translated from the coding sequence GGCAAGGCTTACGCCTTCGAGGACGCGATCAAGATCCTGAAGACCGCCACCAAGGCCAAGTTCGTCGAGTCCTTCGACGTCGCCGTGCGCCTGGGCGTGGACGCCAAGAAGTCCGACCAGCAGGTCCGCGGTTCGACCGTGCTGCCGGCCGGTACCGGCAAGAGCGTCCGCGTTGCGGTGTTCGCCCCGGCCGGTGCCAAGGCTGACGAAGCCCTGGCCGCTGGCGCCGAAGCCGTCGGCATGGACGACCTGGCCGAGAAGATGCAGGCCGGCGATCTGAACTACGACGTCGTCATCGCGACCCCGGACGCCATGCGCGTCGTCGGTAAGCTGGGCACCGTGCTCGGCCCGCGCGGCCTGATGCCGAACCCGAAGGTCGGCACCGTGTCGGCCAACCCGGGCGAAGCCGTCAAGAACGCCAAGTCGGGTCAGGTTCGTTACCGCACCGACAAGGCCGGCATCATCCACTGCACCATCGGCAAGGCCGACTTCGCCGAAGACGCGCTGAAGTCGAACCTGCAGGCGCTGCTGCAGGACCTGATCAAGGCCAAGCCGGCCACCTCGAAGGGCACCTACCTGCAGAAGGTTTCGGTCAGCTCGACGATGGGCCCGGGCGTCACCGTCGACCAGTCGTCGCTGAGCCTGAAGTAA